The following DNA comes from Methanofollis sp..
ACCACCGCCGTCACCCAGTAAAACCCAAACATCACCATCACGTATGGGTTCCCGGTCACCACCCCTCCTGTTTTACACCTGTGCACCTGATTGCACGGGCCTGCACTCTGACAGCGCCACCAAACGGAGGATTTTTTGCACCGGGATTTACTAGCCCGGCCCCCTCACCCCCATCTTCCCCGTCATGTGCACTCGCACGCCGATCACACACACAGTCACCCACAGACACGGAGAGATCCCCCTTGCTGTGTGCGCCCCCTTTTGCGTGCAATAGAGTACTATGAGAGAGAGAGAGATCTCTCTTCTCTCTCTCTATTATTCAATCCGGACCCGATCATCCGTCTTTGTTTTTGCACTTTTTTGGTGCAGAATCCGGTGCACACAGGGTGCAAAAGTGCCGTCATCCTCCGGCGGGCAGGGGACACTTGCAGCACAGACTCTTTTTTCCACCCGATTTCAGCAGTTTGCGGCGGGTGACGCCACTCAACGGACGACGTAAAGCGGGTTGATTCGGATTTCCCCCACGGCACACCCGCATCACGGGATCGTTTCCATCATTCCGGGGATCGCACACACACCCACACCCGCCCACCCGGAGAGAGGTGCCATTGGCTGTGTGTGTGTTTTGCTGTACTTTAGTACATAGAGAGAGACGCGTCTCTCTATCTGTACTGGTACAGGCAGTACGAAGGCCGATCCTCGACTTTTCTCTCTCGCGGCAGGTGCGGAATAATCTGCGGGAAACCTGCTGTAAAGTTGTAAGTATCGTCACGCTCAGGTTTCCCGTCCTTCACCGACACTCTGCCGACGGATGACGCCGGGCCTCGATCCAGTTCCCTGCCCCGTAGAGGACGAACGCGGCGACGATCCCGTTGAGCGGCGGGATGCCGGGAGAATATATGGCGATGGCCGACGCCGCCACATAGGCGACGACTCCGGTCCAGCGGACGGCGCACAGGTCGGCCTCTTCTAGGGGGGGATACCGGCCGCGGTGGACGACGGCAAAGTCCGCAAGAATGATCCCGCCAAGGGGCGGGATTATTGTGCCGAGCATCGTCATATAGGGGACGAGCCAGTCGTACATCCCGAGGAGCGCAAGAACGGTGCCCAGGCCCGCCCCGCCGAGCGTGATCAGCCTGCGCCTGTTCGTCCGGAGAAGGTCGCACCCGACCACCGAGACGTTGTATATGGTGTTGTCCTGCGTCGTCCAGATGTTCAGAAAGAGCATCGCGACACCCGCGGCGAGGAGGCCCTGCAGGCCGAGCATCTGGACGATGTCGCTCTCCCCATAGACGAGGGCGCCGCAGGCACCGACAAGGACCATCAGGCCGTTCCCAAGCAGGAACGCGAGGACCGCCGCACCGACTGCCGTGCGCGGCGTGTCCGCAAACCGCGTCCAGTTTGTCGCCTGCGTCCCCCCCGCGATAAATGTCCCGACCACGATGGTCACCGCCTCCCCGACGCCCATGGTGGCCGTGGGTGCGATGGAGAGGACGCCCGCCACGCCCCCGCCGTCCCGCGTGGCGATCGCCAGGCTCACGACGATGAGGACGCACATCAGGGGGACCGATACCAGAGAGAGACCTTCGAGCCCCCGATAGCCGATGAACGCCGTCCAGCAGAAGGTGACGCCGAAGAGGAGCATGAGCGGCGCCCTCCACCCATCGCCGAGGTCCAGAAGACCGGTGAACAGGATCGCGATCGTCGCCGTCCCCCAGGCGTACCACCCGACCTGGGTGAACCCGAGGACCAGGTCTGGCCAGCGGCTGCCGATCCTGCCAAAACAATAGCGGCCCATGAGCGCCGTGTTCAGCCCGCTCTTCTGGGAGACATAGGCGAGGGCCGCGACATAGCCCGCAAGCAGGAGGTTGCCGAGCAGGATGACGGCGATCAGGTCGGGCCAGAAGGGGAAGGCGACGCCGATGGCACCGCCGCCCCACATCGTCGCCGAGAAGAAGGTGAAGCCGAGGAGGATGACGGCAGTGGGGAGGAAACCCCGGCGTGCATGGGGAGGGACAGGGGACTGGGGATAGTCCTCCATGCTGTCTTCGCTGCGTCCTCCCATAGAATATCGCCGAAAGAGTGGGACGAAGGATAATTTTAGCGTTATGATCCGGAACTTCCGGCAGGAGATGATATGCATCAGGGGAATGGCCGCACGTCCTTCTTCTGCACGGGGATACGGAGGAGAGAAAGAAGGTGTGCCGTCCCTTCACGTCCCTGAAAACTCTCGCGGGCGCGGACCTGCCGCTCCCCTCGCCCCTCCACCCGGGACCCCGGGCAACCTATTTATTCCGACGGTCCCCCTACCCCCGCGGGAGGGAAGAGATGATCGAGATATTGCCGGAGAGCAGGGGAGGCATCATCGGGTTCAGGCTAAGCGGGGAGGTCACGGACGAGGACTACACCCACGTATTCATACCCGCGATCGACCTGGCGACCGAACGCTATGGCACTGTCCGCGTGCTGGTCGACATCGTTGACTACAAGGGGGAGGACTTCGGGGCGATGACCGACGACCTCGTCCAGAGCATAAAGGAACCTTCTGTCGAGCGCGAGGCGATCATCGGCGATGAAGAGTGGGAAAAACGGCTGCTCTCCGTACAGCCGGCGTTCTTCCTCTTCTCGACCACCGACGTCAGGTTCTTCAGGCCCGAACGCCGCCAGGAGGCGTGGAGGTGGATCGGGGAGGGCATCGTCCACCTGGTGAGGGCGCCCGTTCCCGGCCCGCGCTGAAGAGGGGGAAGGACCGGGCCCCTGAAATACAACGATTTTTTTCGGTGAGGGAAACGGCCCCGGCATCATCTCCCCGACCTGACCGGAGCAGAGATCCCGAATACAATGGGATGACATGCACAGGATCCGTCCCGGATAAGGAAGCACGGCTCTGAAGGAAGAGGTCACAGAAAAAGAAAGAGTGCGCCGACCGGGACTCGGACCCGGGTTTAGGCGTTGGCAACGCCTAGTGATAACCACTACACTATCGGCGCTCTGCCACAGTGCAGAGAAATGTTGGCACTTTTTGCATATATGGATTGCCCCCTCACTGAGGGGACTATTCCTGGATTCCCCCTCGCATGACGTGGGGCCTCGCGGTCCTTCGCTCCATGAAGAGACTTTCGATCCGGAGATGGGCTGCCGGGAGCATATCGCGGCCTGGAAGAAATGAGAGGAGACATTCCTGACTTTCGGAGTTACCTGTTCTCCACACGATCGAGAGTGAAATGGCGGGGATTCGCCCTTTCTTGATCCTCAAATTTTCAAATAACACATTTTTGACTGTTCAAAATGGTAAAATAGCAGTTGAATAGGTCAGCTTTTCGTTAGTTTTTCCAGGCTGATACAACGATACAGGTATATAATAAGGAAAAAAGACAAATAAAACAATACAAAGGCTTAGGATGTGACTGTATGCCATTAAGTAAGAAAGAATTGGAGAAGAAGAACAAAGCGAAGATAGCCAAGGCAGAAGATCTCTCAAAGCAGGCGGCAGCAGGTAGCCAGGCCGCCAAGAAGAAGCTCAAGAAGCTCAACAAAAAGATCAATTGAGCTGCCTGGAATTTCCAACTATTTTTATTTTTATTTTATGGGCCAAGTGAACTACCACGCGCCTGTTGGGCGTGGCTTCCTGCTTCATGGACAACACTTGCATCACAGAAATGTGATGGAGAGGTACCGTCTCCACAGCACGGGAAATGCTCCGCATTTCCACAGGCTCAAAGGGCTGTTCCATCCCCACGCGGTGAATATTCACCGTAGCATTGTAATCTCTATCGGCAACAAACCCACAGTACGGACATTCGTGGACTCTCTCAGAAAGGGTCTTTTTCACGATGCTTCCACAGTTCGAGCACATCTGTGACATATTCCGGGGATCGACTTTTACAAGTTTCGTACCAGCACTTTCAGTCTTGTACGCGAGATAAGAATAGAACCGTCCCCACGAAGCATCGTGAATGCTCCTGTGGAGTTACCTTTCTCATTCAGACCTTTGATATTCAGGTCTTCGACGCAGATCGTTGCATAGGTATCAACATACAGGCGGGAGAGTTTGTGCATAAAATCTCTCTTCTGGTTCGTGATGTGATCATAGACCGTCTCCAGTCTGCTCTTTGCCTTCTTCCAGTTCTGCGAAAACCGTTTCTTCCGGGCAATGCTCCGTTGCAACTTCTTGATCGTATCCAGTGAATGCTCATAGAACCGGGGGTTCTCGACCACCGCACCATCGCTATCGACCGCAAACGCGTTCAGACCAACATCGATACCGACAGACCGCCCTTCACGCTTTGACGCGGAGACCTCCTGCTCTGCCTGAACGATCACGTACCATCTGTCACCAGAACGAGTGATCAGGACGCCCTTCACCTTCCCGATGTACGGTCGATGCATCGTGAACGGAATTGTTCTGATCTTCGAGAACGTGATCGTGCTGTGTTCACGGTCGATCTTGAACCCGGACTGGTTGTAGTTGAGCGTTCGGTATCGGAATGCACCCTTGAACCTGAGTTTGCCGATCTTCCGTCCTCTCTTCTTCGACTGTGAGAGTCCAGCAATGTTGCTCCAGAGAGTATAGTTCACCATCTGGAGTACTTTGGAGTACACGCCCTTCAGAGATGGATTCTCATCTTTCAGCGTGACGATCCGCGCCTGCGCTCCTCGCATTGTCGGGGGAATTCCATTCTCCCGTGCGATGTTGCATTCTTCGAGAAGTTTGTTGTAGAGCTACCTACAGGTATCAAGTGCGGCATTCAGCCATGTTTCCACGGTTACATCTGGATACGCCCGATAATTGTAGGAGATCAGCATAAATGATGGCCACATTATATCCAAATATAAATATCTCTAATCTGTGCATGGTGAAAGTGAGGACGGGCGGCGCCGCAAGGTAAACAATCTCTATGAAACCTTGAGTTTCTCAGATCTTATAGAGAAACACACGAAAAATGGCATCAATATTTCCCTACAGAGAATGATGATCGGTTCATCAAATACGTAATATGTTCCAGAAGTGGCGTTTTTTGCAACTAACTATTACCCAGAACCAAAGTGCGAGGGGAGGGATTCGAACCCTCGAACTCCTGCAAGAATGGACCCTAAATCCATCGCCTTTGACCTGGCTCGGCAACCCTCGCAGACCAGAAATGCAGATATCCATACGATCTGCCGGTATAAATACCCTTGATCCCGGCCACGGCAAAAGCCCCCAAAACCTCCCGGCGGCACAAAGCATCTGATTTTATCAGCCCTCCCTTCCCAATGAAAAGCAGGACTTAGGGCACATGTTCAAAGCGCTGGACACCTACCAGAAGGGGATCTATTATGTCCTCATCGGCCTCCTCGCCATCATCATCGGTTTTTCCGTCATCGAACTGGCGTACCTCGTTTTTCAGGGCCTGTTATTCGACGAATCCAGACTCCGGCTTGAGAACCACGAAATCCTCGGCGTTCTCGGCCTCTTCCTCCTCGTGCTCATCGGCATCGAACTCCTGGAGACGATCCGGACCTATATCGAGGACCACAGGATCCACGTCGAGGTGATCCTGCTCGTCGCCCTCATCGCCGTCGCCCGGAAGATCATCCTCCTCGACTCGGGGGAGATGAACGACCTCACCCTGATCGGCATAGGCTTTGTCATCATCGCCCTCTCGGGCGGTTACTATCTGGTCAAGAAGGCGAAGGCCATCGAAAAAGTGGATTAGAGAAAACGCGCATACGGCACAGAGGCATGACCGGACGGGCGCGGGAGGCCCCCGCACCCCGCATAATCTCACCGCAGGAACTTCGAGACAAAAGGCGAGGTCTCGCCCCTCCTCAGGAAGTGGCCTGACGGCCCCTCGCCCAGGAACTCGGAGAACCAGGACTCGT
Coding sequences within:
- the codB gene encoding cytosine permease translates to MGGRSEDSMEDYPQSPVPPHARRGFLPTAVILLGFTFFSATMWGGGAIGVAFPFWPDLIAVILLGNLLLAGYVAALAYVSQKSGLNTALMGRYCFGRIGSRWPDLVLGFTQVGWYAWGTATIAILFTGLLDLGDGWRAPLMLLFGVTFCWTAFIGYRGLEGLSLVSVPLMCVLIVVSLAIATRDGGGVAGVLSIAPTATMGVGEAVTIVVGTFIAGGTQATNWTRFADTPRTAVGAAVLAFLLGNGLMVLVGACGALVYGESDIVQMLGLQGLLAAGVAMLFLNIWTTQDNTIYNVSVVGCDLLRTNRRRLITLGGAGLGTVLALLGMYDWLVPYMTMLGTIIPPLGGIILADFAVVHRGRYPPLEEADLCAVRWTGVVAYVAASAIAIYSPGIPPLNGIVAAFVLYGAGNWIEARRHPSAECR
- a CDS encoding STAS/SEC14 domain-containing protein, translating into MIEILPESRGGIIGFRLSGEVTDEDYTHVFIPAIDLATERYGTVRVLVDIVDYKGEDFGAMTDDLVQSIKEPSVEREAIIGDEEWEKRLLSVQPAFFLFSTTDVRFFRPERRQEAWRWIGEGIVHLVRAPVPGPR
- a CDS encoding transposase, with the protein product MHDASWGRFYSYLAYKTESAGTKLVKVDPRNMSQMCSNCGSIVKKTLSERVHECPYCGFVADRDYNATVNIHRVGMEQPFEPVEMRSISRAVETVPLHHISVMQVLSMKQEATPNRRVVVHLAHKIKIKIVGNSRQLN
- a CDS encoding transposase, whose translation is MRGAQARIVTLKDENPSLKGVYSKVLQMVNYTLWSNIAGLSQSKKRGRKIGKLRFKGAFRYRTLNYNQSGFKIDREHSTITFSKIRTIPFTMHRPYIGKVKGVLITRSGDRWYVIVQAEQEVSASKREGRSVGIDVGLNAFAVDSDGAVVENPRFYEHSLDTIKKLQRSIARKKRFSQNWKKAKSRLETVYDHITNQKRDFMHKLSRLYVDTYATICVEDLNIKGLNEKGNSTGAFTMLRGDGSILISRTRLKVLVRNL
- a CDS encoding phosphate-starvation-inducible PsiE family protein, with amino-acid sequence MFKALDTYQKGIYYVLIGLLAIIIGFSVIELAYLVFQGLLFDESRLRLENHEILGVLGLFLLVLIGIELLETIRTYIEDHRIHVEVILLVALIAVARKIILLDSGEMNDLTLIGIGFVIIALSGGYYLVKKAKAIEKVD